The Fusobacterium periodonticum 1_1_41FAA genome includes a window with the following:
- a CDS encoding aminotransferase class IV, whose translation MLIELDDGFSFGLGLFETILLFKGKAVFLDEHLVRINQSIINLDLNIDNLEKNEVYQYLETNKSELEHEVLKIVLTEKNRLFIKRAYTYTDEDYKKAFSLNISKVQRNESSIFTFHKTLNYADNIFEKKKSKKLGYDEPIFLNSRSLVTEGATSNIFIIVNNEIYTPKLSSGLLNGIIRQYIISNYPVIETDIDLEFLNKADEIFLTNSLFGIMPVSSLENKKLKSQKISREILSKYLNFIKVL comes from the coding sequence ATGCTAATAGAATTAGATGATGGCTTCAGCTTTGGTTTAGGACTCTTTGAAACTATCCTATTATTCAAAGGTAAAGCTGTCTTTTTAGATGAGCATTTAGTCAGAATAAATCAATCTATAATAAACTTGGATTTGAATATAGATAATCTTGAAAAAAATGAAGTTTATCAATACTTAGAAACTAATAAATCTGAGCTTGAACATGAAGTTTTAAAAATAGTTTTAACTGAAAAAAATAGACTTTTCATAAAAAGAGCATATACGTATACAGATGAAGATTATAAAAAGGCTTTTAGCTTAAATATTTCTAAAGTCCAAAGAAATGAAAGCTCTATCTTCACTTTCCATAAAACTTTAAACTATGCTGATAATATTTTTGAAAAGAAAAAAAGTAAAAAACTTGGCTATGATGAGCCTATATTTCTAAATTCTAGAAGCTTAGTTACTGAGGGAGCCACAAGCAATATATTTATAATTGTCAATAATGAGATATATACTCCAAAATTATCTTCAGGGCTTTTAAATGGAATTATTAGGCAGTATATAATTTCAAATTATCCTGTCATTGAGACAGATATAGATCTAGAATTCTTAAATAAGGCTGATGAAATTTTCTTAACAAATTCATTATTTGGTATTATGCCTGTTAGTAGTTTAGAGAATAAAAAACTAAAATCACAAAAAATTTCGAGAGAGATTTTATCTAAATACCTAAACTTTATAAAAGTTCTATAA
- a CDS encoding FAD-binding oxidoreductase, with protein MANRVYNKVTEELVEKFKKIVPGKVYTKDEINKDFFHDEMPIYGEGEPEVVIDVTTTEAISEIMKLCYENNIPVIPRGAGTGLTGASVAVTGGVMLNMTKMNKILSYDLENFVVKVEPGVLLNDLAEDALKQGLLYPPDPGEKFATLGGNVSTNAGGMRAVKYGTTRDYVRAMTVVLPTGEIIKLGATVSKTSTGYSLLNLMIGSEGTLGVITELTLKLIPAPKETISLIIPYENLDECIATVPKFFMNHLQPQALEFMEREIVLASERYIGKSVFPKKLEGVDIGAYLLVTFDGDNMEALEEITEKASEIVLEAGALDVLVADTPAKKKDAWAARSSFLEAIEAETKLLDECDVVVPVNQIAPYLHYVNETGKKYDFTVKSFGHAGDGNLHIYACSNDMEMAEFKRQVEEFLTDIYNKASELGGLISGEHGIGYGKMDYLANFSGEINMRLMKGIKEVFDPKMILNPNKVCYRA; from the coding sequence ATGGCAAATCGTGTGTACAACAAAGTAACTGAAGAATTAGTAGAAAAATTTAAGAAAATTGTTCCTGGTAAGGTTTATACAAAAGATGAAATAAATAAAGATTTTTTTCATGATGAAATGCCTATTTATGGTGAAGGTGAACCTGAAGTTGTTATTGATGTTACTACTACTGAGGCGATTTCGGAAATTATGAAATTGTGCTATGAAAATAATATTCCTGTTATCCCAAGAGGAGCTGGAACTGGTTTAACAGGAGCATCTGTAGCAGTTACTGGTGGAGTTATGTTAAACATGACAAAGATGAATAAAATTTTATCTTATGATCTTGAAAATTTTGTAGTTAAAGTAGAACCAGGAGTTTTATTGAATGACTTAGCAGAAGATGCTTTAAAACAAGGTTTATTATATCCACCTGATCCAGGTGAAAAATTTGCAACTCTTGGTGGAAATGTTTCAACTAATGCTGGTGGAATGAGAGCTGTAAAATATGGAACTACTAGAGATTATGTTAGAGCTATGACAGTGGTTCTTCCAACTGGTGAAATTATAAAATTAGGAGCTACTGTATCTAAAACAAGTACAGGATATAGCTTGCTTAATTTAATGATAGGTTCAGAAGGAACTTTAGGAGTTATAACAGAATTAACTTTAAAATTAATTCCTGCTCCAAAAGAAACTATAAGTTTAATCATTCCCTATGAAAATCTTGATGAATGTATAGCAACAGTTCCTAAATTCTTTATGAACCATTTACAACCTCAAGCATTAGAATTTATGGAAAGAGAAATAGTCTTAGCTTCTGAAAGATACATAGGTAAGAGTGTATTCCCTAAAAAATTAGAAGGAGTAGACATTGGTGCTTATCTATTGGTAACTTTTGATGGAGATAATATGGAAGCTTTAGAAGAAATCACTGAAAAAGCATCTGAAATAGTTTTAGAAGCTGGAGCATTAGATGTTCTAGTTGCTGATACACCTGCTAAGAAAAAAGATGCTTGGGCTGCTAGAAGTAGTTTCTTAGAAGCCATTGAAGCTGAAACTAAGTTACTAGATGAATGTGATGTTGTTGTTCCTGTTAACCAAATAGCTCCTTACCTACACTATGTAAATGAAACTGGTAAGAAATATGACTTTACTGTAAAGAGCTTTGGACATGCTGGAGATGGAAACTTACATATTTATGCTTGTAGCAATGATATGGAAATGGCTGAATTTAAGCGTCAAGTTGAAGAATTCTTAACAGATATATATAATAAGGCTTCTGAACTTGGTGGATTAATTTCAGGAGAACATGGAATTGGTTACGGAAAGATGGATTACTTAGCTAATTTCTCTGGTGAAATTAATATGAGACTTATGAAAGGAATAAAAGAAGTCTTTGACCCTAAGATGATCCTAAATCCAAATAAAGTTTGTTATAGAGCATAG